Proteins from one Salvelinus sp. IW2-2015 unplaced genomic scaffold, ASM291031v2 Un_scaffold1944, whole genome shotgun sequence genomic window:
- the LOC112072491 gene encoding 72 kDa type IV collagenase-like: protein MWIFNADQIEKGYPKRISSIGLPTDLKGIDAAFSFGKSQKTYLFAGDKFWRYNEAKKKMDPGFPKLIADSWNGIPDGIDSAFSLNGIGKHTTYNTV from the exons ATGTGGATCTTCAATGCAGACCAGATAGAGAAAGGCTACCCCAAGAGAATCTCCTCTATAGGCCTGCCCACAGACCTGAAAGGCATTGACGCAGCCTTCTCCTTTGGAAAGAGCCAGAAGACCTACCTGTTCGCTGGAGACAAGTTCTGGAG GTACAATGAAGCCAAGAAGAAGATGGACCCTGGCTTCCCCAAGCTCATCGCTGACTCCTGGAATGGAATCCCAGACGGCATTGACTCTGCCTTTAGTCTGAATGGCATCGGTAAGCATACTACATACAATACTGTATAA